A single region of the Azospirillum fermentarium genome encodes:
- a CDS encoding ShlB/FhaC/HecB family hemolysin secretion/activation protein, which produces MTIVPFTAARRHARPGAPSPWLAAPAVLLSLLEPLSGAAFAQAPVTVERNLPPAAVSGGGLRPGGTPALEADDTPLGVDLAGFRLIGLNDPVMPAPPAGITVTGVEGLGQQGFADALGPFLGQPLTRKRLADAQAAVAKAYREAGWPFVSVTAPPQEITGGVLHLRVVPFRTGKVRVREENGAAAENGAALAAAVRAPSGALIEADRISEDLDWLNRFPYRQLNGVFEPGSDPGASDLTLEISRRRPWQAFAGVSNTGSLRSRNLDRVFVGFAAGVEALNDLTLSYQLTGGRDAVSDPGSLTLSGNSRPSYASHAGRIIIPTFARQAVSLTPSFVATSQDSAGGLLTIRNTTVELPILYRSALSNIDGRLAGWGDLYGGVTPKWLSRKVLSQGTGLASGAAGVFDLTVGWGGSWPQAGGGSTTIDLRAVVNRAGVVPGNSRAAWNGFSNGRVEDADYAYLYGVVSRTAPLAGVAWLGGVSWNVEFTGQLAGKALPETEQLAIGGLYATRGYTLNDGCVDTGFVLRNEVRLPSFAALGRLGAVGGGPVEDAVSPFVFLDASHGHNYNFGALKGIGERADTTLVGLGAGVDYTLGQSLQAGVNAGVALTNGPETSRGTLTAQARILVSF; this is translated from the coding sequence ATGACCATCGTGCCTTTCACCGCCGCTCGCCGCCATGCCCGCCCTGGTGCCCCGTCACCCTGGCTTGCCGCCCCGGCCGTGCTGCTCAGCCTTTTGGAACCGCTGTCGGGGGCGGCCTTCGCCCAGGCGCCGGTGACGGTCGAACGCAACCTGCCGCCGGCGGCCGTAAGCGGCGGCGGCCTTCGCCCCGGCGGCACTCCGGCGCTTGAGGCCGACGACACCCCGCTGGGCGTCGATCTGGCGGGCTTCCGCCTCATCGGACTGAACGATCCGGTCATGCCCGCCCCACCGGCGGGAATCACCGTTACCGGGGTGGAGGGGCTTGGACAACAGGGCTTTGCCGACGCGCTCGGCCCCTTCCTCGGCCAGCCATTGACGCGCAAGCGGCTGGCAGACGCCCAGGCAGCCGTCGCCAAAGCCTACCGCGAGGCCGGGTGGCCGTTCGTTTCGGTCACCGCCCCGCCCCAGGAGATCACCGGGGGCGTGCTGCATTTGCGCGTCGTGCCCTTCCGCACCGGAAAGGTTCGGGTCAGGGAGGAGAATGGTGCCGCGGCGGAAAACGGCGCCGCCCTTGCCGCCGCCGTGCGGGCGCCCAGCGGTGCGCTGATCGAGGCCGACCGCATTTCCGAAGACCTCGACTGGCTGAACCGCTTCCCCTACCGCCAGCTCAACGGGGTGTTCGAACCGGGGTCCGATCCGGGGGCCAGCGACCTGACGCTGGAGATCTCCCGCCGCCGGCCATGGCAGGCCTTTGCCGGTGTGTCCAACACCGGCAGCCTGCGCAGCCGGAACCTCGACCGCGTTTTCGTCGGTTTCGCCGCGGGGGTCGAGGCACTGAACGACCTCACCCTGTCATACCAGTTGACCGGCGGCCGCGATGCGGTGTCCGACCCCGGCTCCCTGACGCTGTCGGGAAACAGCCGCCCGTCCTACGCCAGCCATGCCGGGCGCATCATCATCCCCACCTTTGCGCGGCAGGCGGTGAGCCTGACCCCCAGCTTCGTCGCCACGTCGCAGGACAGCGCCGGCGGCCTTCTCACCATCCGCAACACCACCGTGGAGTTGCCCATTCTCTACCGCTCGGCGCTGTCCAACATCGACGGGCGGCTTGCCGGATGGGGCGATCTTTACGGCGGCGTGACGCCGAAGTGGCTGTCGCGGAAGGTGCTGAGCCAGGGAACCGGGCTCGCCAGCGGGGCAGCCGGGGTGTTCGACCTGACCGTCGGCTGGGGCGGTTCCTGGCCTCAGGCCGGCGGCGGCTCCACCACCATCGACCTCCGCGCCGTGGTCAACCGGGCCGGCGTGGTTCCCGGCAACAGCCGTGCAGCGTGGAACGGCTTTTCCAACGGTCGTGTCGAGGACGCCGATTACGCCTATCTCTACGGGGTGGTCAGCCGGACGGCCCCGCTTGCCGGCGTTGCCTGGCTGGGCGGCGTCTCCTGGAACGTCGAATTCACCGGCCAACTGGCCGGAAAGGCGCTACCGGAAACCGAACAGCTTGCCATCGGTGGGCTTTACGCCACCCGGGGCTACACGCTGAACGATGGCTGCGTCGATACCGGTTTCGTGCTGCGCAACGAGGTACGGCTGCCGTCGTTCGCCGCCCTGGGCCGTCTCGGGGCCGTTGGGGGCGGGCCGGTGGAGGATGCCGTCTCTCCCTTCGTGTTTCTCGATGCCAGCCATGGCCACAACTACAATTTCGGGGCCCTCAAGGGCATCGGCGAGCGGGCCGACACCACCCTGGTGGGGCTGGGGGCCGGCGTCGATTACACGCTCGGCCAGAGCCTCCAGGCGGGGGTGAATGCCGGCGTTGCGCTGACCAACGGACCGGAAACCAGCCGCGGAACACTCACCGCTCAGGCCAGGATACTGGTTTCCTTTTGA